The following proteins are encoded in a genomic region of Methanoculleus bourgensis MS2:
- a CDS encoding SdrD B-like domain-containing protein, with translation MKQNLCLMAMVLLACTLIATSSAAAVDFSVVWNKTYGGPDANDSAYALLQQPGGRGYLFAGDTGSFGAGERDAWVVNLTGTGDERWNRTFGGGEADTARALISTTDGNYLFAGSLTYVTRGTRKDTDVWVVKFDPRGEIVWNRTFGGAEVNASAYAAAETRDGGYVVAGTVAPWGSPATNILVFKLNASGGEEWRRIFGEPGVSDAAYSVAETSDGNIAVAGSTESFGAFATDVWVTKLDPAGNEVWNRTFGGPENDTGRALVATPDGGLVFAGSYMSRDAANRTEDDALVVKMGPDGGVVWNWTYGDAETNESAEAIIATADGGYLFVGESGKDPAGGDAWVVKLDSTGGVEGSITVGGANPGDRAASVVQVSNVEYAFAGTFNATEKDGAVETDAWVVKLSVQPQAVPKPPEKPPKPPKVWPPKPRPTPTVAPASIGDFVWNDTNTDGIQNPGEPGLEGVNVTLLDTEHRKIATTETGADGRYLFANLMPGDYIVEFVPPEGMVFTTLDAGDDDTRDSDANRTTGMTEKITLKAGEKQVWWDAGLIVPQPEITGQVDGRTWIDANEDGIQDGDEPGLPGASVTLYHTNDTPANATTTGEAGTYLFTGLPQGDYYLVFGLPEGYTFTAADQGSDDTLDSDADPATGRTENFTLTRDETEVTRDAGAVPERATIGDFVWNDTDANGIQDDGEPGFGGVTMRLLDAEGSPVTDDAGTALEATTGDDGRYALQGRVGQTYILEFVLPEGVAFTTPNAGDDPLDSDADPETGRTGPFELTGDDLTRDAGVVVEAPPPLEPGIVTGTAWDDTNANGARDAGEPGIPGLGVELVGADGAPAGTTTTGDDGGYTFNVDEPGTYLLRFTLPEGFGFTAPGSGSDVDPATGTTDTFDVALSGTVTRNAGLVEVVPEEEGTPPVEETMTPEETPITPEETETGEQPPPADLNVTPGEAETGEVV, from the coding sequence ATGAAGCAAAACCTCTGTTTGATGGCGATGGTGCTGCTGGCATGCACGCTCATCGCGACGTCGAGCGCGGCCGCAGTGGACTTCTCGGTCGTCTGGAATAAGACCTACGGCGGCCCGGACGCAAACGACTCGGCATACGCGCTTCTCCAGCAACCGGGCGGGAGAGGCTACCTCTTCGCCGGGGATACCGGTTCGTTCGGGGCCGGGGAGCGTGACGCCTGGGTGGTCAACCTGACCGGAACAGGTGATGAGCGCTGGAACAGGACGTTCGGCGGCGGCGAGGCGGATACCGCGCGTGCGCTGATCAGCACAACCGACGGGAACTACCTCTTTGCGGGGTCGCTCACCTACGTGACCCGTGGCACACGGAAGGACACCGATGTGTGGGTCGTGAAGTTCGACCCCCGGGGAGAGATCGTCTGGAACAGGACGTTCGGCGGGGCCGAGGTCAATGCATCGGCATACGCGGCCGCCGAGACCCGTGACGGCGGCTACGTCGTCGCCGGGACGGTTGCGCCCTGGGGGTCCCCTGCTACCAATATCTTGGTGTTCAAACTCAACGCCAGCGGGGGTGAGGAGTGGAGACGGATCTTCGGTGAGCCAGGAGTCTCTGATGCTGCATACTCGGTCGCTGAAACCTCAGACGGTAACATCGCCGTCGCAGGGAGCACCGAGTCGTTTGGAGCGTTTGCCACCGACGTCTGGGTCACGAAACTTGATCCGGCGGGGAACGAGGTCTGGAACAGGACGTTCGGCGGCCCCGAGAACGATACCGGCCGGGCGCTCGTGGCGACACCGGACGGAGGTCTCGTCTTTGCCGGGAGTTACATGAGCAGGGATGCGGCCAACCGGACTGAGGACGATGCGCTGGTCGTCAAGATGGGCCCTGACGGAGGGGTCGTCTGGAACTGGACCTACGGGGATGCGGAGACGAACGAGTCTGCTGAAGCGATCATCGCCACGGCCGACGGAGGATACCTCTTTGTCGGAGAGAGCGGGAAGGACCCGGCCGGGGGCGACGCCTGGGTCGTCAAGCTCGACAGCACGGGAGGAGTTGAAGGGAGCATAACGGTCGGCGGGGCCAACCCCGGAGACCGGGCGGCTTCGGTTGTCCAGGTATCGAACGTCGAGTATGCGTTCGCCGGGACGTTCAATGCGACCGAGAAGGACGGGGCGGTGGAGACCGATGCCTGGGTCGTGAAACTCTCCGTACAGCCGCAGGCTGTGCCGAAACCACCCGAAAAACCGCCGAAACCACCGAAGGTCTGGCCGCCGAAACCCCGGCCTACGCCCACTGTCGCACCAGCCTCGATCGGTGACTTTGTCTGGAACGATACCAACACAGACGGCATCCAGAACCCCGGAGAACCGGGGCTTGAAGGCGTTAATGTTACTCTCCTCGACACAGAGCATCGCAAGATTGCCACAACAGAGACCGGCGCGGACGGCAGGTACCTCTTCGCCAACCTCATGCCCGGCGACTACATCGTGGAGTTCGTGCCCCCCGAAGGGATGGTCTTCACAACACTGGATGCAGGTGACGATGATACGCGCGACAGCGACGCGAACCGCACGACCGGTATGACTGAAAAGATCACCCTCAAGGCCGGGGAGAAGCAGGTCTGGTGGGATGCGGGGCTCATCGTGCCGCAACCAGAGATAACCGGCCAGGTTGATGGCCGCACCTGGATAGACGCGAACGAAGACGGTATCCAGGATGGGGACGAACCGGGGCTCCCCGGCGCCTCAGTAACCCTCTACCACACAAACGACACGCCCGCCAACGCCACGACGACCGGTGAGGCGGGGACCTACCTCTTCACCGGCCTGCCACAGGGCGACTACTACCTGGTCTTTGGCCTGCCGGAGGGCTACACCTTCACGGCCGCAGACCAGGGCAGCGATGACACCCTCGACAGCGACGCCGACCCCGCGACCGGCAGGACAGAGAACTTCACACTCACCCGGGACGAGACAGAGGTCACCCGTGATGCGGGGGCCGTCCCTGAGCGTGCAACCATCGGCGACTTTGTCTGGAACGACACAGATGCAAACGGCATCCAGGACGACGGAGAACCCGGGTTTGGAGGCGTCACCATGAGGCTCCTGGACGCAGAGGGGAGCCCGGTCACAGACGATGCCGGAACTGCACTTGAGGCGACCACCGGGGACGACGGCAGGTATGCCCTGCAGGGAAGGGTCGGGCAGACCTACATCCTCGAGTTCGTCCTGCCTGAGGGGGTCGCATTCACGACGCCGAACGCGGGCGACGATCCTCTCGATAGCGACGCAGACCCGGAGACAGGGAGAACCGGACCGTTTGAACTCACCGGTGACGACCTCACCCGGGATGCCGGGGTGGTCGTAGAGGCCCCGCCCCCGCTGGAGCCCGGTATCGTCACCGGCACCGCCTGGGACGACACCAACGCCAACGGCGCACGGGACGCAGGTGAGCCCGGTATCCCGGGTCTCGGCGTGGAACTCGTGGGTGCTGACGGTGCACCGGCCGGCACGACAACCACGGGAGACGACGGCGGGTATACCTTCAACGTCGACGAGCCGGGAACCTACCTCCTCCGGTTTACGCTGCCGGAGGGGTTTGGATTCACCGCACCCGGATCAGGGAGTGACGTCGACCCCGCGACCGGCACGACCGATACGTTTGACGTTGCGCTGTCCGGGACGGTGACGCGGAACGCAGGGCTGGTCGAAGTGGTCCCAGAAGAGGAGGGCACCCCGCCGGTGGAAGAGACCATGACGCCGGAGGAGACGCCAATTACTCCAGAAGAGACAGAAACCGGTGAACAACCGCCTCCGGCAGACCTGAATGTAACGCCGGGGGAAGCGGAGACCGGAGAGGTGGTTTGA
- a CDS encoding SdrD B-like domain-containing protein, giving the protein MREISILAAIIVSAFVFGSVASAAVQAPPGPGAEKSIGTIGGTVFLDADANGVQDPGEWGMSGIAVHLLSATGERIATAETFSHACEGLYIFSGVLPGNYTVEVVPPEGYAFTVPGRGEPGDTASSVDPVSRTTSSINLTREIIRETDLAVRDAGLVPARG; this is encoded by the coding sequence TTGAGAGAGATCAGCATTCTTGCAGCCATCATCGTATCAGCGTTCGTGTTCGGTTCGGTCGCAAGCGCGGCAGTCCAAGCCCCGCCGGGACCGGGAGCAGAGAAGTCCATCGGCACCATCGGGGGAACAGTCTTTCTGGATGCCGACGCCAACGGCGTGCAGGACCCCGGCGAGTGGGGCATGAGCGGCATCGCCGTCCACCTCCTGAGCGCCACCGGGGAGAGGATTGCGACGGCAGAGACATTCTCCCATGCCTGTGAGGGGCTCTACATCTTCAGCGGCGTCCTCCCGGGGAACTACACCGTCGAGGTCGTCCCGCCGGAGGGCTACGCCTTCACCGTCCCCGGCCGGGGCGAACCCGGCGATACGGCCAGCAGCGTTGACCCGGTCAGCAGAACAACCTCAAGCATCAACCTGACCCGGGAGATCATCAGGGAGACCGACCTCGCTGTCAGGGATGCGGGGCTGGTGCCGGCCAGGGGCTGA
- a CDS encoding SdrD B-like domain-containing protein: MQRGMYYWIIILFLSALVFIALAGAEPDDYTVTWNRTYGGPAAGETAYAIIADPGGTGFFLAGETETFGAGKADAWVVRLTPEGNEAWNSTYGGEEADTARSIIQTGDGNLLVAGTLTLVTNRTRLDTDAWVVKIDPSGSEIWNRTYGGPDVNASANAVIGTDDGGYVFVGSIAPWGENRSGAWVVRLNESGDEVWNRTFGGAGNSTANAVTRLPGGDFIFAGSTDSSGAGKADAWVVRLNASGDEVWNRTFGSPDDDDARAVINTTDGNILIAGTFTERPDNETVDTDALLMKLTPDGDIIWNWIYGDVGVNESASAVIETSDGGYIFAGETGFPGMDDTDAWLVGTDAEGAVAWSRTFGGMNPGDRAVSVLQPAEDWLLFAGTFNATARGGAVNTDAWVVRQGPVPEPTPTPGPTPTAAPLKPPKAPAVHQKPAVTATPTAVITTPVATATPKPTITKAPTETPTPRPTKTAKPTKEPTATVTATWTPTPTPTPTEKPNTHDGDENDGDDHNDDGSSGPLSGMVWYDLNADGSRNPGEPGIPGISVRLIGHRTMSDYTVTGSDGSYRFSSLPTGGYAGVEFLMPDGYSCTTPGSGSDARPIGGTVAFAEGDDSRHTLNAGFVGGYQAGTPVAAYGWVRGTVWSDGNRDGVNDDMYGLTDIEVRLLDAGGAVVASARTRYHDYYTSMYLFGPLLPGEYSLAFTAPENYIFTDPGRDSHADPLTGMTDPFRVGGGETIVRDAGLILSLAPAQSLPPGETNEPDEEIGDSKKRDDVDDAAEEEREEQVITSEPQEPDGEASGGPREDDDDGPDREKSKDQDDRHKPGEDRPKQGDD; the protein is encoded by the coding sequence ATGCAACGTGGCATGTATTATTGGATCATTATCCTGTTCCTGTCGGCACTTGTGTTCATTGCGCTCGCGGGAGCGGAGCCGGATGATTATACCGTTACCTGGAACCGGACGTATGGTGGGCCTGCTGCCGGGGAGACCGCATACGCAATCATCGCTGACCCCGGAGGGACAGGATTCTTTCTCGCCGGGGAGACTGAAACGTTCGGGGCGGGGAAGGCGGACGCCTGGGTGGTCAGGCTGACGCCGGAGGGCAACGAAGCGTGGAACAGTACCTACGGAGGGGAGGAGGCCGACACCGCCCGGTCCATCATCCAGACCGGCGACGGCAACCTCCTTGTTGCTGGCACCCTCACCCTCGTTACCAACAGAACAAGGCTGGATACCGATGCCTGGGTTGTAAAGATAGACCCCTCAGGCAGCGAGATCTGGAACCGGACCTACGGCGGGCCGGACGTCAACGCGTCGGCAAACGCGGTGATCGGGACCGATGACGGCGGCTACGTATTCGTCGGCTCCATCGCGCCCTGGGGAGAGAACAGGTCCGGGGCCTGGGTGGTCAGGCTGAACGAATCAGGCGACGAGGTCTGGAACAGGACGTTCGGCGGGGCCGGAAACAGCACAGCAAACGCCGTCACACGGCTTCCCGGCGGGGATTTCATCTTTGCCGGCAGCACCGACTCTTCGGGGGCGGGGAAGGCGGACGCCTGGGTGGTCAGGCTGAATGCATCAGGCGACGAGGTCTGGAACAGGACGTTCGGGAGCCCCGACGATGATGACGCCCGGGCGGTGATCAACACAACAGACGGCAACATCCTCATCGCCGGCACGTTCACTGAGAGGCCCGACAACGAAACCGTCGATACCGATGCCCTCCTCATGAAACTCACGCCCGACGGGGATATCATCTGGAACTGGATCTACGGGGACGTGGGCGTGAACGAGTCGGCCAGTGCAGTCATCGAGACCTCCGATGGAGGCTACATATTCGCTGGGGAGACCGGGTTTCCCGGGATGGATGACACCGATGCCTGGCTTGTCGGGACCGACGCCGAAGGAGCGGTGGCATGGAGCAGGACCTTCGGCGGCATGAACCCCGGCGACCGGGCGGTGTCGGTCCTGCAGCCTGCAGAGGACTGGCTCCTCTTCGCGGGGACGTTCAATGCCACGGCAAGGGGAGGGGCCGTGAACACGGATGCGTGGGTCGTAAGACAGGGACCTGTTCCGGAGCCGACGCCAACACCGGGACCGACACCCACGGCGGCACCCTTAAAGCCCCCGAAAGCGCCGGCGGTACACCAGAAACCAGCGGTGACGGCCACCCCAACAGCGGTGATAACGACGCCGGTCGCGACCGCAACCCCAAAGCCGACGATAACCAAAGCCCCGACAGAGACCCCGACGCCCAGGCCCACCAAGACCGCAAAACCGACGAAGGAGCCGACGGCGACGGTAACGGCGACTTGGACCCCGACGCCGACGCCAACTCCGACTGAGAAGCCGAATACCCATGATGGGGACGAGAATGACGGAGACGATCACAATGATGACGGGAGCAGCGGACCGCTGTCAGGGATGGTCTGGTACGACCTGAACGCGGATGGCAGCCGCAATCCCGGCGAGCCGGGCATCCCAGGCATCAGCGTGCGGCTGATCGGCCACCGGACCATGTCTGATTATACTGTCACCGGTTCCGACGGGTCATACCGGTTCTCATCCCTCCCCACCGGCGGCTACGCCGGCGTAGAGTTCCTCATGCCGGACGGCTACTCCTGCACCACCCCCGGTTCTGGCAGCGACGCCCGCCCGATCGGCGGGACCGTAGCATTTGCGGAAGGCGATGATTCCCGGCACACCCTGAACGCAGGGTTCGTCGGGGGGTACCAGGCCGGAACCCCGGTTGCGGCCTATGGGTGGGTGCGCGGCACAGTCTGGAGCGATGGTAACCGGGACGGTGTCAATGACGATATGTACGGCTTGACCGACATCGAGGTCCGCCTCTTGGACGCAGGCGGCGCTGTGGTGGCATCGGCCCGCACGAGATACCATGACTACTACACCTCCATGTACCTCTTTGGTCCCCTCCTGCCCGGGGAATACTCCCTTGCGTTCACCGCGCCTGAGAACTACATCTTCACAGACCCGGGCAGGGACAGCCATGCCGACCCGCTGACCGGCATGACCGATCCTTTCAGAGTAGGCGGGGGGGAGACGATCGTCAGGGATGCAGGGCTGATCCTCTCGCTGGCCCCGGCCCAATCCCTGCCTCCGGGGGAGACCAACGAGCCTGATGAGGAAATCGGCGATAGCAAGAAGCGGGATGACGTCGACGATGCGGCAGAGGAGGAGCGGGAAGAGCAGGTCATAACCAGTGAGCCGCAGGAGCCGGACGGTGAAGCCTCCGGCGGCCCACGGGAGGATGACGACGACGGACCTGACAGGGAGAAGAGCAAGGACCAGGACGACCGTCACAAGCCCGGAGAAGACCGGCCGAAGCAGGGAGATGATTGA
- a CDS encoding DJ-1/PfpI/YhbO family deglycase/protease: MNLLFAIAPERFRDEELDTPKRIFEEAGIGVDIASTITGICTGMLGAAVEANMTFDDVEPDDYAGIVVVGGTGSQEFLWTNKKLRSLVRVFFEQGKVVAAICLGPVVLARAGILAGRQATVYPSPEAVREMEKGGANLVKIPVVADLQVVTANGPGAAAQFADTIITKLEC; the protein is encoded by the coding sequence ATGAACCTCTTGTTTGCGATCGCACCGGAACGGTTCAGGGACGAAGAACTGGATACACCAAAACGGATCTTTGAGGAGGCAGGCATCGGCGTCGATATCGCTTCGACGATTACCGGCATATGCACGGGGATGCTCGGCGCTGCTGTGGAAGCGAACATGACGTTTGATGACGTGGAGCCCGACGACTACGCCGGGATCGTGGTTGTGGGCGGCACCGGTTCACAGGAATTCCTCTGGACGAACAAGAAACTTCGATCACTCGTCAGGGTGTTCTTCGAGCAGGGCAAGGTCGTCGCCGCCATCTGCCTCGGCCCGGTCGTCCTCGCGCGGGCAGGCATCCTCGCCGGGCGGCAGGCGACCGTATACCCAAGCCCGGAGGCAGTGCGGGAGATGGAGAAAGGCGGAGCGAACCTGGTGAAGATTCCCGTCGTCGCCGACCTGCAGGTCGTGACCGCGAACGGCCCAGGGGCTGCCGCCCAATTTGCAGATACCATCATAACGAAACTCGAATGCTGA
- a CDS encoding dolichyl-phosphate beta-glucosyltransferase encodes MLNDTRDGEVNRADCTLVIPAYNEEARIGSLLEGISGFPGDLIFVCDGTDATPAVIGAFADDRPSLSIRCLTFPSRLGKGGGIVAGVREASTPYIGYMDADGSTSLSEMERLFDRLATVDGAIGSRWVPGSVLTVRQGLRRRVESRLFNLLVRMLFGLDYRDTQCGAKVFRKEALDAVLPSIRSTGFEFDVELLWRLRQNGYRVEEVPTTWENRDESKVTTSDARAMLLGMLRLRFG; translated from the coding sequence ATGCTGAACGATACCAGAGACGGCGAAGTGAACCGGGCTGACTGCACCCTGGTGATCCCCGCATACAACGAGGAGGCGCGGATAGGGTCGCTTCTCGAGGGGATCTCAGGATTTCCCGGCGACCTGATCTTTGTCTGTGACGGGACCGATGCCACCCCCGCCGTCATCGGCGCGTTTGCAGACGATCGCCCGTCGCTCTCCATCAGGTGCCTGACGTTCCCGTCCCGGCTCGGCAAGGGAGGGGGTATCGTGGCCGGGGTCAGGGAAGCGTCGACCCCCTACATCGGGTACATGGATGCCGACGGCTCGACATCGTTATCTGAGATGGAGCGCCTCTTCGACCGCCTGGCAACCGTGGACGGCGCCATCGGTTCGCGCTGGGTCCCCGGGTCCGTGCTGACGGTGAGACAGGGCCTCAGGCGCCGGGTTGAGAGCCGTCTCTTCAACCTCCTGGTCAGGATGCTCTTCGGGCTTGATTACCGGGACACCCAGTGCGGCGCCAAGGTCTTCCGGAAGGAGGCGCTCGATGCGGTTCTCCCCTCCATCCGGTCGACCGGGTTTGAGTTCGACGTCGAACTCCTCTGGCGGCTGCGGCAAAACGGTTACCGGGTGGAAGAGGTTCCGACCACCTGGGAGAACCGGGACGAGTCAAAGGTGACGACCTCGGATGCGAGGGCGATGCTCCTAGGCATGCTCCGCCTTCGGTTTGGGTAG
- a CDS encoding HD domain-containing protein, producing the protein MLEKTVFVEEICGGMQVDAPFVVDAAELREKRGGKYIQLAISDRTGQGVCKVWGTPDQNAEQIETLCREIRVGEAYRIQGYAKVFNGTCEVNVNDGIASLATPVAGDSIDPSLFVHAPADDESVRRGLGRMAAKIEDPGIYTLVSRVMNTTEGFFEVPAAKRRHHAYIGGLAEHTLETAEIALGLAGSVNRVEMDTDVLLAGALLHDIGKASCFRRQGFSFVALPEYTLVGHTALGAAALLRHSAGVDPSRFAHLLHIVMAHHGPHGEVKPRTPEAWTVHFADNAGASLRSVCDDVADLAPGEERYQGTRCREPVYRF; encoded by the coding sequence GTGCTTGAGAAGACGGTCTTCGTGGAGGAAATTTGCGGGGGGATGCAGGTCGACGCACCTTTTGTGGTGGATGCTGCGGAGCTGCGGGAGAAGCGGGGCGGGAAGTACATCCAGCTTGCCATCTCCGACAGGACAGGGCAGGGTGTCTGTAAGGTCTGGGGGACGCCCGACCAGAACGCGGAGCAGATCGAGACGCTCTGCCGTGAAATCCGGGTCGGTGAAGCTTACCGAATCCAGGGCTACGCGAAGGTCTTCAACGGCACCTGTGAGGTCAACGTGAACGACGGGATCGCCAGCCTCGCAACCCCGGTGGCGGGGGATTCGATCGATCCTTCCCTGTTTGTCCATGCTCCCGCCGATGACGAGAGCGTCCGCCGGGGGCTTGGCCGCATGGCCGCGAAGATCGAAGACCCGGGGATCTATACCCTCGTATCCCGGGTTATGAACACCACGGAGGGGTTCTTTGAGGTGCCCGCTGCAAAACGCCGGCACCATGCATATATCGGCGGCCTTGCGGAGCATACCCTCGAGACCGCGGAGATTGCGCTCGGTCTTGCCGGCAGCGTCAACCGGGTGGAGATGGATACCGATGTGCTCCTCGCCGGAGCGCTCCTCCACGATATCGGCAAGGCGTCATGTTTCCGCCGCCAGGGTTTCTCATTTGTCGCGCTCCCGGAGTACACCCTCGTCGGGCATACGGCGCTCGGTGCGGCCGCACTCCTCCGGCACTCAGCCGGGGTCGATCCGTCGCGGTTCGCACACCTTCTCCATATTGTGATGGCGCACCACGGCCCCCACGGCGAGGTCAAGCCCCGGACCCCGGAAGCCTGGACGGTCCACTTCGCCGATAACGCCGGCGCATCCCTACGGAGCGTATGTGACGATGTCGCCGATCTCGCGCCGGGAGAGGAGCGCTACCAGGGGACACGGTGCAGGGAGCCGGTGTACCGGTTCTGA
- a CDS encoding YHS domain-containing protein, whose translation MAIDPVCKMDVDEATAKYTAEYQGKTYYFCAPGCKKLFERNPEAYLKGS comes from the coding sequence ATGGCGATCGATCCGGTATGCAAGATGGATGTCGATGAGGCGACCGCGAAGTACACGGCAGAGTACCAGGGGAAGACCTACTACTTCTGCGCCCCGGGGTGCAAGAAACTCTTCGAGCGGAACCCGGAGGCGTACCTGAAGGGGTCGTGA